In Nitrospira sp., one DNA window encodes the following:
- a CDS encoding IS3 family transposase (programmed frameshift), whose protein sequence is MEQVPRQQYTKEFREQAVRLVLEQPLTIPEAARRLSMSGRTLEGWVCRARQGQLATLGESRRPVTELEAEVSRLKRDLAEARMERDILKKATGVRCEGAAARYALMRTLRLHYPLSLLCRVLEVSRSGYYAWQHRRPSKRAQENVRLEVAIQAAHVRTRHTYGPERLQAELRADGFPAGIGRIKRLRKKLSLRCKQVRRFTTTTDSKHALPVAENVLAQTFVATRPNETWVTDITYIPTAEGWLYVAGIKDLYTCEVVGHAMEGRMTTDLVRQALVMALGAKRPRPGLIHHSDRGSQYCAQDYQDQLRQFGLIPSMSRKGNCYDNAPMESFWGTLKNELVHHRRYETREQARREITEYIELFSNRQRRHSRLGNCSPAAFAQQWARQQSAA, encoded by the exons ATGGAACAGGTGCCGCGACAGCAGTATACAAAGGAATTCAGGGAGCAGGCAGTGCGGCTGGTCCTGGAACAGCCGTTGACGATTCCGGAGGCCGCCAGACGCCTGAGCATGTCGGGCAGGACGCTCGAGGGCTGGGTGTGTCGAGCTCGGCAGGGCCAGCTCGCGACGCTGGGCGAGAGCCGACGGCCCGTGACGGAGCTGGAGGCCGAGGTGTCTCGGCTCAAGCGCGATCTCGCTGAAGCGCGGATGGAGCGGGACATCCTAAAAAAAGCCACCG GCGTACGTTGCGAAGGCGCAGCTGCCCGGTACGCGCTCATGAGGACGCTGCGTCTCCACTACCCGCTGAGTCTGTTGTGTCGAGTGCTGGAGGTATCCCGAAGCGGCTACTATGCCTGGCAGCATCGGCGGCCGTCGAAACGCGCCCAGGAGAATGTGCGGCTAGAAGTGGCGATCCAAGCTGCCCATGTGCGCACCCGGCACACGTATGGCCCGGAGCGCCTCCAGGCGGAATTGCGTGCGGACGGCTTCCCCGCCGGGATTGGGCGCATCAAGCGGCTACGCAAGAAACTGAGCCTCCGTTGCAAGCAGGTGCGCCGGTTCACGACCACGACGGATTCGAAGCACGCGCTGCCGGTGGCGGAGAATGTCTTGGCCCAAACGTTTGTCGCCACGCGCCCGAACGAGACCTGGGTCACCGATATCACATATATCCCCACGGCAGAAGGGTGGTTGTATGTGGCGGGGATCAAAGATCTGTATACCTGTGAGGTAGTCGGGCATGCGATGGAGGGCCGCATGACGACGGACTTGGTAAGGCAGGCGCTGGTCATGGCACTGGGGGCGAAACGTCCGCGCCCGGGACTGATCCACCACTCCGATCGTGGCTCGCAGTATTGTGCCCAGGACTATCAGGATCAGCTGCGGCAGTTCGGCCTGATCCCGTCCATGAGTCGGAAGGGGAACTGCTATGACAACGCCCCGATGGAGAGTTTCTGGGGGACGCTGAAGAATGAACTGGTGCATCATCGTCGCTACGAAACCCGTGAGCAGGCTCGGCGCGAGATCACGGAGTATATCGAGCTATTCTCTAACCGGCAGCGGCGACATTCTCGACTCGGGAATTGCTCGCCCGCGGCATTTGCCCAGCAGTGGGCCCGTCAGCAGTCGGCGGCGTGA
- a CDS encoding IS630 family transposase encodes MPKSPPRLHCSEPDRKMLEEWARSRTQEARLVERAKINLQCVQGHSVSDIARSLRVRPNTVIDWRRRFDLEGLPGLADRPRSGKPRQYGADFRKQVLAVMEAPPPKGQAAWDGPAVARHLKTSVHAVWRVLRKEGVCLGRQRSWCVSTDPEFSTKAAAIVGLYLNPPGKALVISVDEKPSIHALERATGYVETDNGKIVCGFKRTYTRHGTLNLVAALEVATGAIHTQLTRHKRRLEFLDFMDHLMAEMPEGKDIHVLLDNYCIHKRNDPWLAAHPNVVFHFTPTSASWLNQVEIWVGIFARKALRGASFRNIEELRQAIEAFVAAYGPTAKPFVWRTREVQGSQLRNTIVNLRN; translated from the coding sequence ATGCCCAAGTCGCCACCCAGGTTGCATTGTTCCGAGCCAGACCGGAAGATGTTGGAGGAGTGGGCGCGGAGCCGCACCCAGGAAGCCCGCCTGGTGGAGCGAGCCAAGATCAACCTGCAATGCGTGCAAGGACACTCGGTCAGCGACATTGCGCGAAGTTTGCGCGTGCGCCCCAATACGGTGATCGATTGGCGGCGGCGGTTCGACCTCGAAGGATTGCCCGGTCTGGCGGATCGTCCGCGCTCGGGTAAGCCGCGGCAGTATGGCGCGGACTTTCGCAAGCAGGTGCTGGCGGTGATGGAAGCACCCCCGCCGAAGGGACAAGCCGCCTGGGACGGTCCAGCAGTGGCCCGGCATCTCAAAACCTCCGTGCACGCGGTCTGGCGTGTGCTGCGCAAGGAAGGCGTCTGCCTAGGCCGGCAGCGGAGTTGGTGCGTGAGCACCGATCCGGAATTTTCCACCAAGGCCGCCGCTATCGTGGGGCTGTACTTGAATCCGCCGGGAAAGGCGCTGGTCATATCCGTCGATGAGAAGCCCAGCATCCACGCGTTGGAGCGGGCGACCGGGTACGTGGAGACCGACAATGGCAAAATCGTCTGCGGGTTCAAGCGCACCTACACGCGTCACGGGACGTTGAATCTGGTTGCTGCCCTGGAAGTCGCGACCGGTGCGATCCACACGCAACTCACTCGGCACAAGCGCCGCCTGGAGTTTCTGGACTTCATGGATCATCTGATGGCGGAGATGCCCGAGGGCAAAGACATTCATGTACTCCTGGACAATTACTGCATTCACAAACGGAATGATCCGTGGTTGGCCGCACACCCCAATGTCGTGTTCCATTTCACACCGACGTCAGCCAGTTGGCTCAACCAGGTTGAAATCTGGGTTGGGATCTTTGCGCGAAAGGCGCTCAGGGGGGCCAGCTTTCGGAACATCGAGGAATTGCGTCAGGCCATCGAAGCGTTTGTGGCCGCCTATGGACCAACCGCCAAACCGTTTGTGTGGCGCACGAGAGAAGTCCAAGGCTCTCAACTCAGAAACACTATCGTGAACTTACGCAATTAA
- a CDS encoding IS5 family transposase (programmed frameshift), which produces MRRYGLRDDQWEKIEHLLPGREETVGVTAKDNRLFVEAVLYRYRAGIPWRDLPERFGDFRVIHTRHTRWSRRGVWKRVFERLADDPDNEYAMIDSTIVRAHQHSAGAKGGTAQEAIGRSKGGLTTKIHATCDALGNPTGFHLTPGQAHDLEGADVLLPGIDADTIIADKAFDADERVIQPLQRAGKVVVIPPKANRTTPREYDQDLYRARHLIENFFARLKQFRAIATRYDKRAANFLGAIYLAASMTWLN; this is translated from the exons GTGAGACGGTATGGATTGCGTGATGACCAATGGGAGAAGATCGAGCATCTGCTGCCTGGTCGTGAAGAGACGGTGGGCGTGACGGCGAAGGACAACCGGCTGTTTGTGGAAGCGGTGTTGTACCGGTATCGCGCGGGGATCCCGTGGCGGGATCTGCCGGAGCGGTTCGGAGATTTCCGAGTGATCCACACACGCCATACGCGCTGGAGTCGACGCGGCGTCTGGAAGCGGGTGTTTGAACGTCTTGCTGACGATCCTGACAACGAATACGCGATGATCGATTCCACCATCGTTCGTGCCCACCAGCACAGCGCTGGTGCAAAAGGGGGCACC GCGCAGGAAGCCATCGGACGCAGCAAGGGTGGCCTGACCACCAAAATCCACGCCACCTGTGATGCGTTGGGTAACCCAACGGGGTTTCATCTCACCCCAGGGCAGGCGCATGACCTGGAGGGCGCCGATGTCTTGCTACCCGGCATTGACGCGGATACCATCATTGCCGATAAGGCCTTTGATGCCGATGAACGGGTGATCCAGCCGCTGCAACGAGCGGGCAAGGTCGTGGTCATTCCCCCCAAAGCCAACAGAACCACCCCCCGCGAATACGATCAAGACCTCTACCGAGCCCGGCATCTGATTGAGAACTTCTTCGCCAGACTCAAGCAATTCCGCGCCATCGCCACCCGCTACGACAAACGCGCCGCCAATTTCCTCGGTGCCATCTATCTCGCTGCTTCAATGACATGGCTTAATTGA
- a CDS encoding ISNCY family transposase yields MVGEDRVLMSGKELRRVHVIRQVVGKQITQVNAGALLGLTARQVRRLLRRVEQEGDEGLVHRVRGKPSNRRIPEQRKAKALQLYEERYGDFGPTLAAEKLAEHHGITLSDETLRLWLRARGIEHFRRRKRPHRAWRARKTHVGELVQLDGSHHDWLEERGPQCVLMAYIDDASSRVFARFYEYEGTIPAMDSFQRYVRRYGLPLALYADKHTTYQSPAEPTVKEQLAGVEPASQFGRALRELGVELIAAHSPQAKGRMERLFQTFQDRLVKELRLAGIATVEDTNRFVEHYLPVYNRRFAVPPAQAADLHRPTPPNRTLDGSLCLKTTRCLRKDFTIVHQGQLYQMHDTVRAAHVLVEHRLDGTLRLTHQGRALGFHAIAARPVTVAEAKSLPRSHRPVTPKPNHPWRKRWRQERGPHPAAAGT; encoded by the coding sequence ATGGTCGGAGAGGACAGGGTACTCATGAGTGGGAAGGAACTGCGGCGGGTCCATGTGATCCGCCAGGTGGTGGGGAAACAGATCACGCAGGTCAACGCGGGGGCGTTGTTGGGCCTGACGGCGCGGCAGGTGCGGCGCCTCCTGCGGCGGGTCGAGCAGGAGGGGGACGAGGGGCTGGTGCATCGGGTACGGGGCAAACCGTCGAACCGGCGGATTCCCGAGCAGAGAAAGGCGAAGGCATTGCAGCTGTACGAGGAGCGGTATGGCGATTTTGGGCCGACGTTGGCGGCGGAGAAACTGGCCGAGCACCACGGGATCACGCTCAGCGACGAGACCCTACGGCTGTGGCTACGGGCGCGCGGGATCGAGCATTTCCGGCGGCGGAAGCGCCCACACCGGGCCTGGCGGGCGCGGAAGACGCATGTCGGGGAGTTGGTGCAGCTGGATGGCTCCCATCATGATTGGTTGGAGGAGCGCGGCCCGCAGTGTGTCCTGATGGCGTACATCGATGATGCGAGCAGTCGCGTGTTTGCCCGGTTCTATGAGTACGAGGGTACGATCCCGGCGATGGACAGCTTTCAACGCTACGTGCGGCGCTATGGGTTGCCACTGGCACTCTATGCGGACAAGCATACGACGTATCAGTCGCCCGCCGAGCCGACGGTGAAGGAGCAACTGGCCGGCGTGGAACCGGCGAGTCAGTTTGGCCGAGCGTTGCGCGAGTTGGGCGTGGAGCTGATCGCGGCCCACTCCCCGCAAGCCAAGGGGCGAATGGAGCGGCTGTTTCAGACGTTTCAAGATCGACTGGTCAAAGAGCTGCGTTTGGCCGGGATCGCGACCGTGGAGGACACGAACCGCTTTGTGGAGCACTATCTGCCGGTCTACAACCGGCGGTTTGCCGTGCCGCCGGCTCAGGCGGCGGATCTGCATCGACCGACGCCACCGAATCGGACCTTGGACGGGAGCTTGTGCCTCAAGACCACCCGCTGCCTACGGAAGGACTTCACCATTGTGCATCAGGGGCAGCTCTATCAAATGCACGACACGGTCCGGGCTGCCCACGTCCTGGTGGAACACCGGCTCGATGGCACCCTGCGGCTCACGCACCAGGGGCGGGCGCTCGGCTTCCACGCGATCGCGGCGCGACCGGTGACGGTGGCGGAGGCCAAATCCCTGCCCCGCTCCCACCGCCCGGTCACGCCCAAACCGAACCATCCATGGCGCAAGCGGTGGCGGCAGGAACGAGGACCACACCCGGCAGCGGCCGGAACATAA
- a CDS encoding ABC transporter ATP-binding protein encodes MNLILDRIRPFLLTLRHALLFVWQSSPSLAIGSIVVRVVQGLLPLAVLYLTKLLIDVVTEGSKIPSAEESLNRMIMILMGLAGVAMANAMLTSMASLISTIHAQVVTDHMHALLQAKSIEVDLEYYEDARYHDTLHRAQQEAPYQPTGILNALLQFGQDAISLLAMAAILWWLHWAVIPVLLLAAFPYFFVRLQQSHSLFVWDCERTPLERKAWYVNMLLTQATAAKEIRLFDLGPRLRQWFQEARSVLRQERIALERRWALAGLAAQVIGVVGVFGVYSFVAFRTFQGLLTVGDLVMFFQAVQRASGFLESLGWSVSNLYESNLFLTTLNEFLGIQSRLQNSAYPKRFPQPITQGIVFDHVSFQYSHEERVAIRDVTFTISPGEHVAFVGANGAGKTTLVKMLCRLYDPSSGRITIDGEDLRDYPIADVRGAVSGIFQDFMKFQFSVKENIALGVRSSDVDLFAVVQAAKQAGVHKAIERLPKGYESVLGKLFDGGHELSIGEWQKVALARAFLRDSQILILDEPTSAMDAKAEAELFSRFHELAKGRIAILISHRLSTVKMVDRICVVDEGRILESGSHEELMRCHGIYAELFRIQSQYYK; translated from the coding sequence ATGAATCTTATTCTGGATCGCATACGCCCCTTTCTCCTGACGCTTCGCCATGCCCTCCTGTTCGTTTGGCAGAGCAGTCCGAGTCTGGCTATCGGCAGTATCGTCGTACGGGTAGTCCAAGGCCTCCTCCCACTGGCGGTGCTGTATCTCACGAAACTGTTGATCGATGTCGTGACCGAAGGGAGTAAGATTCCGTCTGCCGAGGAATCGTTGAATCGGATGATCATGATTCTTATGGGGCTGGCGGGTGTTGCGATGGCCAATGCCATGCTCACCAGCATGGCCTCTCTGATTTCAACGATTCATGCGCAAGTCGTCACCGACCACATGCATGCGCTCCTTCAGGCAAAGTCCATCGAGGTCGATCTGGAGTACTATGAGGATGCGCGGTATCACGATACGCTCCATCGCGCACAGCAAGAAGCGCCTTATCAACCGACGGGGATTCTCAACGCCTTGCTTCAATTTGGACAAGACGCCATTTCATTGCTTGCCATGGCAGCCATACTCTGGTGGCTGCATTGGGCGGTGATTCCGGTCTTGCTGCTGGCAGCTTTCCCCTACTTCTTCGTCCGACTGCAACAATCTCACAGTCTGTTTGTCTGGGACTGCGAACGGACGCCGCTTGAACGGAAGGCCTGGTATGTCAATATGCTGCTGACACAAGCCACTGCAGCGAAAGAAATCCGGCTGTTCGACCTCGGTCCTCGGCTGCGGCAGTGGTTCCAGGAGGCACGATCGGTGCTGCGCCAGGAACGGATTGCGTTAGAGCGTCGCTGGGCCCTCGCGGGACTTGCCGCCCAGGTCATCGGCGTAGTTGGAGTGTTCGGGGTCTACAGTTTTGTGGCGTTCCGAACATTTCAGGGGCTGCTTACGGTGGGCGACCTCGTCATGTTTTTCCAGGCGGTGCAGCGAGCCTCCGGATTCCTGGAGAGTTTGGGATGGAGTGTGTCGAATCTCTACGAGAGCAATCTGTTCCTGACCACATTAAATGAGTTCTTGGGCATTCAGTCTCGTTTGCAGAATTCGGCATATCCCAAGCGGTTTCCCCAACCAATCACGCAGGGAATTGTGTTCGATCATGTGTCATTCCAATACTCACATGAAGAACGTGTGGCAATCCGGGACGTCACCTTTACGATCAGCCCAGGTGAGCATGTCGCATTCGTCGGAGCGAACGGGGCAGGGAAGACGACACTGGTGAAGATGCTATGTCGACTCTATGATCCATCGAGCGGTCGCATTACGATCGATGGTGAAGATCTTCGAGACTACCCGATTGCCGATGTCCGAGGCGCTGTCAGCGGGATCTTCCAGGACTTCATGAAGTTTCAGTTTTCGGTAAAAGAGAACATCGCTTTGGGGGTGAGATCTTCCGATGTCGATCTTTTCGCCGTCGTCCAGGCGGCCAAACAGGCTGGTGTTCATAAGGCCATTGAGCGCTTGCCCAAGGGGTACGAGTCAGTGCTCGGCAAGTTGTTCGACGGCGGGCATGAACTGAGCATCGGTGAATGGCAAAAGGTGGCGCTCGCGCGAGCCTTCCTCCGCGACTCGCAGATCCTCATTCTTGATGAGCCGACCAGCGCGATGGATGCCAAGGCTGAGGCGGAGCTGTTTAGCCGGTTTCATGAGTTGGCCAAAGGTCGCATCGCGATTTTGATCAGTCATCGCTTGTCCACCGTGAAAATGGTTGATCGAATTTGTGTGGTGGATGAAGGGCGGATTCTGGAAAGTGGCTCACATGAGGAGCTGATGCGTTGCCATGGCATCTATGCCGAGCTGTTCCGGATCCAATCACAGTACTACAAATAG
- a CDS encoding lasso peptide biosynthesis B2 protein, with amino-acid sequence MIRLVKKYEIVFRTGLVVLWVRFLLRVKSLPLVLDRLTPRSMTWRPAAAEMEDLVYYVDRWLQLFPYSRKGNCFPRSLALYWFARRLGYSVLFQCGVRKDGSHLDGHAWLMLNLRPFYETGQHWQRYTITFSYPPDHVGGGERDSTIRCQSKRTAVS; translated from the coding sequence ATGATTCGACTCGTGAAAAAATATGAGATCGTGTTTCGCACAGGCTTGGTAGTGTTGTGGGTTCGTTTCTTGTTGCGGGTCAAGAGTTTGCCGCTGGTGCTAGATCGATTGACTCCTCGTTCGATGACGTGGAGGCCTGCTGCGGCCGAGATGGAGGATCTGGTCTATTACGTAGATCGCTGGCTTCAGTTGTTTCCCTATAGCAGAAAAGGGAATTGCTTCCCACGGTCCTTGGCTCTCTATTGGTTCGCCAGGCGATTGGGGTATTCAGTTCTCTTTCAATGTGGTGTGAGGAAGGACGGTTCACATCTCGATGGCCATGCGTGGCTCATGTTAAATCTCCGGCCCTTTTACGAAACAGGCCAGCATTGGCAACGTTACACGATCACCTTTTCGTATCCTCCGGATCATGTAGGCGGTGGAGAGCGGGACTCTACCATTCGGTGTCAGAGCAAGAGGACGGCAGTGTCCTGA
- a CDS encoding nucleotidyltransferase family protein has product MTNRQFSLRQESELLVWCARTVVTDELKTRIRQRVQGPLDWSVVLDLAWYHGVGPLLHRNLSELCSDLVPAESLTELRQRTQAGALRNRMLAQELVVLCEALEAHGVPVIPIKGATLAASVYGDLTLREFSDTDLLVPEGAITEAQAMLLTLGYEREGPSSDSGEADHRGGPHHVFIKQRTHFRVDLQWVMAQQYFMFRLDRSEFWQRRTAVSLANKTVPGLAPEALLIILCVHGSKHGWEALKWVCDVAQLLRAHNRLDWDWIFSISSMWRCRRLVCMGLSLAHLLLDAPLPKAVLARLSADSAVRMLSDRMPSTLVADYYAGVDEGQVVALYFSLKDSWWDRWRFGLMLCRDHHPLVTTPPPWFPWSTSLPRLARIVLPLHRTIRSVFPFKIWGAINRWVEHDG; this is encoded by the coding sequence ATGACGAACAGGCAGTTCTCATTACGGCAGGAATCCGAGCTCCTGGTCTGGTGCGCCCGTACGGTCGTGACAGACGAGCTCAAGACACGTATCAGGCAAAGAGTGCAAGGGCCGCTTGACTGGTCGGTTGTCCTTGATCTGGCTTGGTATCATGGCGTCGGTCCTCTGTTGCATCGAAATCTATCCGAGCTTTGTTCTGACCTCGTGCCCGCCGAATCGTTGACCGAGCTACGTCAGAGGACGCAAGCCGGTGCATTGCGCAACCGGATGCTTGCGCAGGAGCTCGTCGTCTTGTGCGAAGCGCTGGAGGCGCATGGAGTGCCGGTTATACCTATCAAAGGGGCGACTCTGGCAGCTTCGGTCTATGGTGATCTGACCCTTCGAGAGTTTAGCGACACGGATCTGCTTGTTCCAGAAGGCGCCATTACAGAAGCGCAGGCTATGTTGCTGACATTGGGTTATGAAAGGGAAGGTCCTTCATCTGATTCTGGCGAGGCGGACCACAGGGGAGGGCCTCACCATGTGTTCATCAAACAGCGGACGCACTTTCGCGTTGATCTCCAGTGGGTAATGGCACAGCAATACTTTATGTTTCGGTTGGATCGGTCAGAGTTCTGGCAGCGTCGAACAGCTGTATCGCTTGCGAACAAGACGGTACCAGGACTGGCGCCGGAAGCTCTGTTGATAATTCTGTGTGTCCATGGGTCGAAGCATGGGTGGGAAGCGCTCAAATGGGTGTGTGATGTCGCCCAGTTACTTCGAGCGCACAACCGACTGGACTGGGATTGGATTTTCTCGATTTCATCGATGTGGCGTTGCCGACGTCTGGTGTGTATGGGGTTGTCACTCGCGCACCTGTTGTTGGATGCCCCCCTGCCTAAGGCGGTTCTCGCACGGCTCTCGGCCGATTCAGCCGTGCGGATGTTGTCCGACCGCATGCCATCCACTCTGGTGGCAGATTATTATGCCGGAGTGGATGAGGGCCAGGTCGTTGCACTCTACTTCTCCTTAAAAGATTCCTGGTGGGACCGCTGGCGGTTTGGTCTGATGTTGTGTCGTGATCACCATCCTCTGGTCACCACTCCTCCACCCTGGTTTCCCTGGAGCACTTCCCTTCCACGTCTCGCTCGGATCGTTCTCCCTCTTCACCGAACTATAAGGAGTGTGTTTCCCTTCAAGATTTGGGGAGCTATCAATCGCTGGGTTGAGCATGATGGTTAG
- a CDS encoding PqqD family protein — translation MSDPLHEMPYQTVSEPAIDRTMLDRTILWPSPDVQTASMADETVLLNLSSGRYYTLNRLGSVIWEHCTGHNTISDIHASLCNRFEVASEQALYDLIALIDQLVQEGLLQQGRK, via the coding sequence ATGTCGGACCCATTGCACGAGATGCCCTATCAAACCGTTTCAGAGCCTGCCATCGATCGCACGATGCTGGATCGAACTATCCTCTGGCCCAGCCCCGATGTACAAACCGCAAGTATGGCGGACGAGACGGTGCTGTTGAATCTCAGCAGCGGACGCTACTACACATTGAACCGATTGGGCAGTGTCATTTGGGAGCACTGTACCGGTCACAACACCATCAGCGACATTCATGCGAGCCTGTGCAACCGCTTTGAGGTTGCATCCGAGCAGGCGCTGTACGATCTTATTGCCCTGATCGATCAACTAGTTCAGGAGGGGCTTCTTCAACAAGGAAGGAAGTAA
- a CDS encoding transposase translates to MWILNTGAQWHMLPQCCPNYKTVHRRFQQWCEREVLRAILTQPANTLREGGAIDEREAFIDATFASAKGGGDDIGKTRRGKGVKILAFVDRHGLPLSVSTHAANHHEVKLVQLSFNCYMLEAKPEYPIGDRAYDSDGLDDDLTQDSVNMLAPHRSTRKLKTQDGCHLRSAGLSNGFCVAPMETAAPDSLGILRHQLSGFCAARVHHHAPEAILR, encoded by the coding sequence TTGTGGATTCTGAATACCGGCGCACAGTGGCACATGCTCCCGCAGTGCTGTCCCAACTACAAGACGGTCCATCGTCGGTTTCAACAGTGGTGCGAACGAGAGGTGTTGCGCGCGATTCTCACACAGCCGGCGAATACGCTCCGGGAGGGAGGAGCGATTGACGAGCGCGAGGCTTTCATCGATGCGACGTTTGCCTCGGCCAAGGGCGGAGGCGATGACATCGGGAAAACCCGCCGGGGCAAAGGCGTCAAAATCCTCGCGTTTGTGGATCGGCATGGGCTCCCGCTCTCGGTGAGCACGCATGCGGCCAATCATCATGAGGTCAAGTTGGTTCAACTCAGTTTCAACTGCTACATGCTGGAGGCCAAACCCGAGTATCCCATTGGGGATCGGGCCTACGACAGTGATGGGCTCGATGACGACCTCACACAGGATAGCGTCAACATGCTTGCGCCCCACCGGTCCACGCGGAAGCTCAAGACGCAAGATGGCTGCCACTTGCGTAGCGCTGGCTTGTCGAACGGTTTTTGCGTGGCTCCAATGGAAACGGCGGCTCCTGATTCGTTGGGAATACTACGCCACCAACTTTCTGGGTTTTGTGCAGCTCGCGTCCATCACCATGCTCCTGAAGCAATTTTGAGATAG
- a CDS encoding IS1380 family transposase, whose amino-acid sequence MATDCIAQVTFEFHDKLKPVVAQFDQSHASTDGGAVLLKAVDDRLHMTDQLAAYLVDRRDPDKIRHSVRDLLRQRIFGLACGYEDANDAGRLANDPRHKLAVGRDPVTGSALASQPTRSRFENAVSPWTLARMGRTLATTVIAHHRARLKGRVQRITIDLDPTDNPTHGQQAFTFFNGHYDTWCYLPLVATLTFNDEAEQYLVAIVLRPGNSPATRGARGLLRTLLRQLRHAFPGAALRVRVDGGFAGHAWLDCLETQRVEYVVGLASNARLVRRAGRLLGEAYGLSKYSGRTEHVYGETGYAARSWANRRRVIIKAEVVRVPGRDPTCNPRFVVTNLRETPATVYTLYRQRGDMENRLKELHDGLALGRTSCSQFWANQFRVLLTAAAYVLLQELRRQAHGTACASAQVSTLRERLLKLAVWVERSVRRLVLHLPQFSPWGETWRRVAIAVGATPG is encoded by the coding sequence ATGGCGACAGACTGTATAGCTCAAGTCACGTTTGAATTCCATGACAAACTGAAGCCGGTGGTGGCCCAGTTTGACCAGAGCCACGCCAGCACGGATGGCGGAGCCGTGTTGCTCAAGGCGGTGGATGACCGGCTCCACATGACCGACCAACTGGCCGCCTATCTGGTCGACCGCCGGGATCCCGACAAGATTCGGCACTCGGTGCGGGATCTGCTGCGGCAACGGATCTTCGGCCTGGCTTGTGGCTACGAGGACGCGAACGACGCGGGCCGGCTGGCGAACGATCCGCGGCACAAACTCGCCGTGGGGCGGGATCCGGTCACCGGCTCGGCCCTGGCCTCGCAGCCGACGCGCTCGCGGTTTGAGAACGCCGTGAGCCCCTGGACGTTGGCCCGGATGGGCCGGACCCTGGCGACGACGGTGATTGCCCACCACCGAGCGCGGTTGAAGGGACGGGTCCAGCGCATCACCATTGACCTCGACCCGACTGACAATCCCACCCATGGGCAACAAGCGTTCACGTTCTTCAACGGGCATTACGACACCTGGTGCTATCTGCCGCTGGTCGCCACGCTGACCTTCAACGACGAAGCCGAGCAGTATCTGGTGGCCATTGTGCTTCGGCCCGGCAACAGTCCAGCGACGCGAGGCGCCCGTGGTCTGCTGCGCACACTGCTGCGGCAGTTGCGGCACGCATTCCCCGGCGCGGCGCTGCGGGTGCGTGTCGATGGCGGCTTCGCCGGACACGCATGGCTCGACTGTTTGGAGACGCAGCGGGTCGAGTATGTGGTGGGGCTGGCGAGTAATGCGCGGCTGGTGCGGCGCGCCGGACGGCTCTTGGGTGAGGCCTATGGCTTGTCCAAATACAGTGGCCGCACGGAGCACGTCTACGGGGAGACTGGCTACGCGGCTCGGAGTTGGGCAAACCGACGGCGGGTGATCATCAAGGCGGAGGTCGTCCGGGTGCCCGGACGGGATCCCACATGCAATCCCCGCTTCGTGGTGACCAATCTGCGTGAGACGCCCGCCACCGTGTATACGCTCTACCGTCAGCGCGGCGACATGGAGAATCGGCTCAAGGAGTTGCATGACGGGCTCGCGTTGGGCCGGACGAGTTGTTCGCAGTTCTGGGCCAATCAATTCCGGGTCCTGCTCACAGCCGCCGCGTACGTGTTGCTCCAGGAGTTGCGCCGTCAGGCGCACGGCACCGCCTGCGCCAGCGCGCAGGTGTCCACCTTGCGCGAACGACTGCTGAAGTTGGCGGTGTGGGTGGAACGATCCGTCCGTCGGCTGGTCCTGCATCTGCCCCAATTCTCGCCGTGGGGCGAGACCTGGCGCCGCGTCGCCATCGCGGTCGGCGCCACACCCGGCTAA